The Erythrobacter sp. Alg231-14 genome has a segment encoding these proteins:
- a CDS encoding homoserine dehydrogenase: protein MATTALPPLRIAIAGLGTVGVGVMRLLAANGELIAARAGRAIEVTAVSARDRSKDRGVDIAPYAWEDDMTALGARDDVDVVAELVGGSDGPALALSRAALSGGKGLVTANKAMIAHHGLALAEQAEAQGIALKFEAAVAGGIPVVKGLREGTSANALTKVYGILNGTCNYILSEMEATGADFSETLDEAKALGYAEADPTFDIEGIDAAHKLAILAAIAFGAKVDFDAVHVNGIVQVRAADIAQADALGFVIRLIAEADVQDEAGTAKLLQRVRPCLVAKDHPLAPVDGPTNAVVAEGNFSGRLLFQGAGAGDGPTASAVVADLIDIARASGRQSETGAPFSIPVAQLASLGPADPGHRTERTYLRFTVNDRPGVLAEITAAMRDGDVSIESLIQQGRHGDGGEVLVAMVTHEGREANVRRALELLKGSDSLTGEPLVLPILPN, encoded by the coding sequence TTGGCCACGACAGCCCTTCCCCCTCTTCGCATCGCTATTGCTGGTCTTGGCACCGTGGGTGTTGGCGTCATGCGTCTGTTGGCGGCCAACGGTGAATTGATCGCTGCGCGCGCCGGCCGCGCGATTGAAGTCACCGCCGTTAGCGCGCGGGACCGATCCAAAGATCGCGGCGTCGATATCGCTCCCTATGCGTGGGAAGACGACATGACCGCGTTGGGCGCGCGCGACGATGTCGATGTGGTCGCTGAATTGGTTGGTGGCTCGGACGGACCTGCATTGGCTCTATCGCGAGCGGCTCTTTCGGGCGGCAAAGGTCTTGTCACCGCCAACAAAGCGATGATCGCCCATCACGGTCTCGCCCTTGCCGAACAGGCCGAGGCGCAAGGCATTGCTCTGAAATTCGAAGCCGCGGTCGCTGGCGGAATTCCCGTGGTCAAAGGTTTGCGTGAAGGCACGAGCGCCAACGCGCTGACCAAAGTTTACGGAATTCTCAACGGCACCTGCAACTACATCCTGTCGGAAATGGAAGCGACCGGCGCCGATTTTTCGGAAACGCTCGATGAGGCGAAAGCGCTCGGATACGCTGAGGCCGATCCTACCTTTGACATCGAGGGCATCGACGCCGCGCATAAATTGGCGATCCTCGCAGCCATAGCATTCGGCGCGAAAGTTGATTTCGATGCCGTCCATGTGAACGGCATTGTTCAAGTCCGCGCCGCCGACATCGCTCAGGCCGACGCATTGGGCTTTGTCATCCGTTTGATCGCAGAAGCTGACGTCCAAGACGAAGCCGGCACGGCCAAATTGCTTCAGCGCGTACGCCCCTGCTTGGTGGCCAAAGATCACCCGCTTGCCCCGGTTGATGGTCCGACCAACGCTGTGGTTGCAGAGGGCAATTTTTCGGGACGTTTGCTGTTTCAAGGTGCCGGCGCAGGCGATGGCCCAACGGCCAGCGCGGTCGTTGCCGACTTGATCGATATTGCGCGTGCTTCCGGACGTCAGTCTGAAACCGGCGCGCCATTCTCTATCCCAGTGGCGCAGCTAGCCTCGCTTGGCCCTGCTGATCCGGGACACCGCACCGAACGCACCTATCTGCGTTTCACCGTCAACGACCGCCCCGGGGTTCTGGCTGAAATCACCGCCGCCATGCGTGATGGTGACGTGTCGATTGAAAGCTTGATCCAACAAGGTCGCCACGGTGATGGCGGTGAAGTGTTGGTTGCGATGGTTACACACGAAGGGCGCGAGGCAAATGTTCGCCGCGCGCTGGAACTGCTAAAAGGATCCGACAGTTTGACCGGAGAGCCACTCGTTCTTCCGATTCTGCCAAACTAA
- a CDS encoding energy transducer TonB, with protein MAYADQQMGGNRVVSIIIVALIHVVIGYLLISGLAISAAKQVIERVTTVDIEEPPPPEEPDEPPPEQPEEVAPPPPVAPPPPIQIAPAPPPIQTQPTIPPPAPPALVIPPPAPVAPPAPPPPPSLAQGATTRNERRWAGRIQDNYPSRALREEVEGTVGVRVTVTPNGRATNCSVTGSSGSSVLDQAACRGMERYARFNPALDAAGNPTTGSYSTRITYRLN; from the coding sequence ATGGCCTACGCTGACCAACAAATGGGTGGAAACAGGGTTGTTTCCATTATCATAGTGGCGCTGATCCATGTGGTGATCGGGTACTTGCTCATCTCTGGCCTGGCCATTTCGGCTGCAAAACAGGTTATTGAGCGGGTTACTACGGTCGACATTGAGGAGCCCCCACCCCCTGAAGAACCGGACGAGCCGCCGCCCGAGCAACCAGAAGAAGTGGCTCCGCCACCTCCGGTAGCTCCACCGCCGCCGATCCAGATCGCACCGGCTCCGCCGCCGATCCAAACGCAACCAACGATCCCGCCGCCTGCTCCGCCGGCATTGGTGATCCCGCCACCTGCACCGGTGGCTCCTCCGGCTCCACCGCCGCCGCCTTCTTTGGCGCAAGGTGCGACGACCCGGAACGAGCGCCGTTGGGCAGGTCGCATTCAAGACAATTATCCTTCGCGCGCTCTGCGTGAGGAAGTGGAAGGCACTGTGGGTGTTCGCGTTACCGTGACCCCGAATGGCCGCGCCACCAATTGTTCGGTAACCGGTTCCAGCGGATCGAGCGTGCTCGATCAGGCTGCATGCCGCGGAATGGAGCGTTACGCGCGCTTCAATCCAGCCTTGGATGCTGCCGGAAACCCGACAACGGGTTCCTATTCCACGCGGATCACATATCGTTTGAATTGA
- a CDS encoding MotA/TolQ/ExbB proton channel family protein, with translation MNLYYIAAVAAVETEAPENKFGFWEAMKEGGPVAWSILAVMIIMSVGSFYILFTKYFEQGKVMRQYKAVQTSFWRAPSLKEGAAKLEKNSAWRQVADDAISAQEKHGKMTDKLEAHDYMHGSLQRSEDSINSVLSGGLSFLASVGATAPFIGLLGTVIGIYRALINIGISGSASIDKVAGPVGEALIMTAIGLLVAVPAVLAFNWLQSRNRRIAELLSSFSTDILAFISSDGAVKPTVTAAPKAAAKPAAKPAPAAKK, from the coding sequence ATGAACCTTTACTATATCGCAGCCGTCGCTGCCGTCGAAACTGAGGCACCGGAAAACAAATTTGGTTTCTGGGAAGCTATGAAAGAAGGCGGCCCCGTCGCTTGGTCGATCCTTGCCGTGATGATCATCATGTCGGTTGGTTCGTTCTACATCTTGTTCACAAAATATTTCGAGCAAGGCAAAGTGATGCGTCAGTACAAAGCTGTTCAAACCAGCTTCTGGCGTGCCCCAAGCCTCAAAGAAGGCGCAGCTAAACTTGAGAAGAACAGCGCATGGCGTCAGGTTGCTGACGATGCGATCTCTGCTCAAGAGAAGCACGGCAAGATGACCGACAAACTCGAAGCGCACGATTACATGCACGGTTCGCTTCAGCGTTCTGAAGATTCGATCAACTCGGTTCTTTCCGGCGGCCTGTCGTTCCTCGCATCGGTTGGTGCTACTGCACCGTTTATCGGTCTGCTCGGTACCGTGATCGGTATTTACCGCGCTCTCATCAACATCGGTATTTCCGGTTCGGCTTCGATCGATAAGGTTGCTGGTCCGGTTGGTGAAGCCTTGATCATGACCGCGATTGGTCTGCTTGTGGCTGTGCCTGCTGTGCTTGCGTTTAACTGGCTCCAAAGCCGCAACCGTCGCATCGCTGAACTCCTCAGCAGCTTCTCCACCGACATCCTTGCTTTCATCAGCTCGGACGGCGCCGTGAAGCCAACTGTGACAGCTGCTCCTAAAGCCGCTGCTAAGCCTGCCGCTAAGCCAGCTCCGGCTGCTAAGAAGTAA
- a CDS encoding ExbD/TolR family protein, producing MAISTGGGAETPMSDINTTPLVDVMLVLLIIFLIAVPVAIQTIEKLEIPVFVSVESKDKVENLLLTVSTTDENGNTAGPINTGFQGASRTGECRVYFGNVTPVTSQELYDQAFARLDAIVQAAGGVEAIMQDPDLIPQVHIRADVNAPWRCVAGTIYNVQAAGYPTVGFISNPVEPGI from the coding sequence ATGGCGATTTCGACGGGAGGTGGGGCCGAAACCCCGATGTCCGACATCAACACCACGCCACTTGTGGACGTGATGCTGGTTCTCCTGATCATCTTCCTCATCGCGGTTCCGGTGGCGATCCAGACGATCGAAAAGCTTGAGATTCCGGTTTTTGTATCGGTTGAATCAAAAGACAAAGTTGAAAACCTGTTGCTGACCGTCTCCACGACGGATGAAAACGGCAACACTGCAGGTCCAATCAACACTGGCTTTCAGGGTGCATCGCGCACCGGTGAATGCCGGGTCTATTTCGGCAATGTCACTCCGGTGACATCGCAGGAGCTTTACGATCAAGCGTTCGCACGTCTTGACGCGATCGTTCAGGCCGCTGGCGGCGTGGAAGCGATCATGCAGGATCCCGATTTGATCCCACAGGTCCACATTCGTGCAGACGTAAATGCACCGTGGCGCTGTGTGGCTGGCACGATCTACAACGTGCAGGCTGCGGGTTATCCGACGGTCGGCTTTATCTCGAACCCGGTTGAACCCGGAATTTAA
- a CDS encoding biopolymer transporter ExbD has product MGMSGGKLDGEPMLDMNMTPLIDVLLVLLIMFIITIPVATHSVDIDLPQGDPPPQDIQIDPVKNKLILTQGEIILWNAEPITPGQLQTLLAETTAMAVEPELQFEPEALASYDLTAKVLQIIKSSGVTKFGFVGNEKYRVFGSGSE; this is encoded by the coding sequence ATGGGTATGTCCGGAGGCAAACTCGACGGCGAACCGATGCTGGATATGAACATGACGCCGTTGATCGACGTCTTGCTCGTGCTGCTCATCATGTTCATCATCACCATTCCGGTGGCAACGCACTCGGTCGATATCGATCTTCCGCAGGGTGATCCACCACCACAGGATATCCAAATCGACCCGGTTAAGAACAAACTCATTCTTACCCAAGGCGAAATCATCCTTTGGAATGCTGAACCGATAACACCAGGGCAGCTTCAAACACTTTTGGCAGAAACCACCGCCATGGCGGTTGAACCAGAATTGCAGTTCGAACCAGAAGCTTTGGCGAGCTATGACCTTACAGCGAAAGTGCTGCAGATCATCAAATCGTCTGGCGTCACCAAATTCGGATTTGTCGGAAACGAGAAATACCGGGTCTTTGGATCAGGTTCAGAATAA
- a CDS encoding ExbD/TolR family protein translates to MPRTVTRPNKYGPQHSGPQPGMNVTPFIDVLLVLLVMMILAIPIQTHQTTVDLPDGTQRSIHPVLAENTVFIDASDQIFWNGSSVTNDQLRAQITAASAMEEEPLLRFEPAGLASYNASAQAITLIKESGATRFAFVGNERYRALD, encoded by the coding sequence ATGCCAAGAACCGTAACCCGCCCTAACAAATACGGCCCCCAACACTCCGGCCCTCAACCGGGAATGAACGTCACCCCCTTTATCGACGTGCTGCTTGTCCTTCTTGTCATGATGATCTTGGCAATTCCCATTCAAACTCACCAAACAACGGTGGATCTGCCGGACGGCACCCAAAGGTCAATCCACCCTGTGCTGGCCGAAAACACCGTGTTCATCGACGCTTCCGATCAGATTTTCTGGAACGGATCATCGGTAACAAACGATCAATTGCGCGCCCAAATCACCGCTGCCAGCGCCATGGAAGAGGAACCATTGCTGCGCTTTGAGCCCGCCGGATTGGCCAGTTACAACGCGTCGGCACAGGCCATCACGCTGATCAAAGAATCGGGGGCAACACGCTTCGCCTTTGTAGGTAATGAGCGATATCGCGCACTGGATTGA
- a CDS encoding biopolymer transporter ExbD: MPQPIRKHVKGLRRASPSIVPKFEIGAPISRIDTRPMVFVFAMILLFAVIWNAAQERTHALLVDLPRWHAPPNFGQAYMGPAYMVVSIGPKGGLALDDVPVTLDGLSQAILAKGFDWPIVMLEAKPNTAYGRVALALGKIREAGVAQADICFDPSQLEEHRSFKKTSFQSASAIIEEEGQLPREFVPFLPSGCDHVYDSRLVY; this comes from the coding sequence ATGCCGCAACCTATACGCAAACACGTAAAAGGCTTGCGCCGTGCCAGCCCCTCCATCGTGCCCAAATTTGAGATCGGCGCGCCGATCTCGCGGATTGATACGCGGCCGATGGTGTTTGTTTTCGCAATGATCTTGCTGTTTGCCGTCATTTGGAACGCTGCGCAGGAACGTACACATGCCCTCTTAGTCGACCTCCCACGCTGGCACGCCCCGCCCAATTTTGGCCAGGCGTATATGGGCCCTGCGTATATGGTTGTCAGCATTGGCCCAAAGGGTGGGCTGGCACTCGACGACGTGCCTGTAACGCTCGACGGTCTTAGCCAGGCAATACTCGCTAAGGGCTTTGATTGGCCTATCGTTATGCTGGAAGCTAAACCGAATACCGCTTATGGTCGAGTGGCATTGGCACTTGGCAAAATTCGCGAGGCTGGCGTGGCACAAGCTGACATTTGCTTTGACCCCTCACAGCTAGAGGAGCACCGCTCCTTCAAAAAGACAAGTTTTCAATCGGCATCCGCGATCATTGAAGAAGAAGGTCAATTGCCGAGGGAATTTGTTCCATTTTTGCCTAGCGGGTGCGACCATGTCTATGACTCACGGCTTGTATATTAG
- a CDS encoding ligase-associated DNA damage response DEXH box helicase produces the protein MKAAPASHSSPSVPPEIQGWFDARGWRIRRHQSDMLAKARVGKNALLVADTGAGKTLAGFLPTLCEFAASNGNVPEDGLHTLYVSPLKALAHDVKRNLITPIEEIGLPIRVETRSGDTSSDRKKRQREKPPHVLLTTPESLSLLLSYPESLDLFRTLKRIVIDEVHAFATGKRGDLLALSLARLQSLAPDMQRVALSATLANPLAFQEWLNPQSADGTGEIKAADLVLGEEGAPADLQILLPIEERVPWGGHAGRWAVDQLYEAIKESRTTLIFTNTRFLAEFIFQCLWDVNEDHLPIGVHHGSLSKEARRKVEDAMAAGELRGLVCTASLDLGVDWGDIDLVVQMGAPKGSSRLLQRIGRAGHRLDTASRALLVPGNRFEFLEAMAAKDAVDEGQRDGEDFRAGGLDVLAQHVMACACAGPFDEGDLLRELQSSLAYAWVDETVLGRVLSFVENGGYALRAYDKFKRIVRDKTGVWRLAHPSQAQRHRMNAGIIVDSEMLMVRFKNGRKLGKVEERFAAQLSTGDTFFFAGMSLEVESLKDMDVIVRAAKKSATIPSYGGLRLPITAHLATRVQTMLDDRAGWGRFPDDVREWLEVQDYRSRMPKPGELLVESFPRGGKHYTAYYTFEGWNANQSLGMLITRRMEDRGLMPGGFVANDYCLAVWGLKPVDDPKPLLSPDILTDEFAEWVTESHLLRRAFREVAVISGLVERQHPGKRKTGKQVTFSTDLIYDVLKKYEPDHVLLEAAWADARARMTDVGRLADLLERSQHELVHVELDRVSPLAVPVMTMIGREAVPQGAVDDELLLEAEGLIGDAMRIEPGEGREGD, from the coding sequence ATGAAGGCCGCGCCCGCTTCGCACAGCTCCCCATCTGTACCGCCCGAAATTCAAGGGTGGTTTGACGCGCGCGGATGGCGGATCCGCCGTCATCAATCGGACATGCTAGCTAAGGCGCGCGTGGGCAAGAACGCTTTGCTAGTTGCGGATACTGGAGCGGGCAAAACGCTAGCCGGTTTCTTGCCGACCTTGTGCGAATTCGCAGCCAGCAATGGGAATGTCCCCGAAGATGGTCTTCACACACTATACGTGTCGCCGTTGAAAGCGCTCGCACATGATGTGAAGCGCAATTTGATCACGCCGATTGAGGAAATCGGCCTCCCCATACGGGTCGAAACGCGCAGCGGCGACACGTCCTCTGATCGCAAGAAACGCCAACGTGAGAAGCCACCGCATGTGTTGCTGACCACGCCTGAGTCTCTCTCGCTGCTGCTGTCCTATCCCGAAAGTCTCGATCTGTTTCGCACGTTGAAACGGATTGTCATTGATGAAGTGCATGCCTTTGCCACCGGCAAACGTGGGGATCTTTTGGCGTTGTCGCTCGCCCGGCTTCAATCCTTGGCGCCCGATATGCAAAGGGTCGCGTTGTCCGCAACATTGGCCAATCCGCTGGCGTTTCAGGAATGGCTCAACCCGCAAAGCGCAGATGGAACCGGCGAAATAAAAGCGGCGGATTTGGTTCTCGGTGAAGAAGGCGCACCGGCCGATTTGCAAATCTTATTGCCCATCGAAGAGCGCGTGCCGTGGGGAGGACATGCCGGGCGATGGGCCGTCGATCAGCTATACGAAGCGATCAAAGAAAGCCGAACCACGTTGATCTTTACCAACACGCGGTTCTTGGCCGAGTTTATCTTTCAATGCCTTTGGGATGTGAACGAAGATCACCTGCCCATCGGGGTCCATCACGGCAGCCTCTCCAAGGAAGCGCGGCGCAAGGTCGAAGACGCGATGGCGGCGGGGGAATTGCGCGGATTGGTCTGCACCGCCAGCCTCGATTTGGGAGTGGATTGGGGTGATATAGACTTGGTCGTGCAAATGGGTGCGCCCAAAGGATCGTCTCGCCTACTGCAAAGAATTGGCCGCGCAGGCCACCGTCTCGACACGGCATCGCGGGCGCTTTTGGTGCCGGGCAATCGATTTGAATTTCTCGAAGCGATGGCCGCCAAAGATGCCGTCGATGAGGGTCAGCGCGACGGGGAGGATTTTCGCGCCGGCGGCCTTGATGTGTTGGCACAGCACGTGATGGCGTGCGCGTGTGCGGGTCCCTTTGATGAGGGTGATCTGCTGCGCGAACTGCAATCTTCGCTGGCTTACGCATGGGTGGATGAGACGGTATTGGGACGCGTGCTTAGCTTTGTCGAGAACGGCGGATACGCCCTGCGCGCCTACGACAAGTTCAAACGGATTGTTCGTGATAAGACGGGAGTTTGGCGGCTTGCCCACCCATCACAGGCACAACGGCACCGAATGAACGCCGGGATCATTGTCGATTCCGAAATGTTGATGGTGCGTTTCAAGAATGGCCGCAAATTGGGCAAGGTTGAGGAACGGTTCGCGGCTCAATTGTCGACCGGTGATACGTTCTTTTTTGCGGGCATGAGCCTAGAGGTGGAAAGCCTTAAAGACATGGACGTGATTGTCCGTGCGGCCAAGAAATCGGCGACCATCCCTTCTTATGGCGGGCTTCGACTTCCGATCACGGCGCATTTGGCAACGCGGGTTCAGACGATGTTGGATGACCGTGCAGGCTGGGGCCGGTTCCCCGATGACGTGCGCGAATGGTTGGAGGTTCAGGATTATCGCAGCCGCATGCCCAAACCGGGCGAACTGCTGGTCGAAAGTTTCCCGCGGGGGGGCAAGCATTACACGGCCTATTATACGTTCGAAGGGTGGAACGCGAACCAGTCTCTGGGCATGTTGATCACGCGTCGGATGGAGGATCGCGGTTTGATGCCCGGCGGATTTGTGGCGAATGATTATTGCTTGGCGGTGTGGGGGTTAAAGCCGGTCGACGATCCAAAGCCGTTGCTTTCGCCCGATATTCTCACCGATGAATTTGCTGAGTGGGTGACCGAAAGTCACTTGTTGCGCCGCGCGTTCCGCGAAGTCGCCGTGATCAGCGGGTTGGTTGAACGCCAGCACCCCGGAAAGCGCAAAACTGGCAAACAAGTCACCTTCTCAACCGATTTGATCTACGATGTGCTCAAGAAATATGAGCCCGATCATGTCCTGTTGGAAGCCGCATGGGCCGATGCCCGCGCACGGATGACGGATGTGGGGCGACTTGCGGATTTGCTGGAGCGATCCCAGCATGAATTGGTCCATGTGGAGCTTGACCGCGTGTCCCCGCTGGCCGTGCCGGTGATGACAATGATCGGCCGCGAGGCCGTGCCGCAAGGCGCGGTGGATGATGAGCTGTTGTTGGAGGCGGAAGGCCTGATCGGCGATGCTATGCGGATTGAGCCGGGTGAAGGACGCGAAGGGGACTAA
- a CDS encoding DUF2059 domain-containing protein encodes MKRTILAGIGGCALLWAAAPAAAQENSGEELTAEQARELGNLFGDMFGTADPLSAEQEERLPAAMLVVSKLFPKGTYARMMDESMAPMIDAMMGDLGGNSTIALSQLTGLSPLDLSNLDAERLAKAVALLDPAAEERNSAMSRLMLTQIGEIMLEIEPAYRAGLARAYAVRFTNEELMDLSAYFETDVGKKYAAESFLVFADPQVMSSMNEMMPAMMERLPAIMSATASIESDFPAGRSFSDLSGAEQSQLADLLGVTKGELAQSEPESNGEGPS; translated from the coding sequence ATGAAACGCACAATCTTGGCAGGCATTGGCGGTTGCGCATTGCTGTGGGCTGCGGCCCCAGCGGCGGCGCAAGAGAATTCGGGCGAAGAATTGACCGCGGAACAAGCCCGTGAATTGGGCAATTTGTTCGGCGACATGTTCGGCACCGCCGATCCTCTTAGCGCTGAACAAGAAGAGCGCCTGCCGGCTGCGATGTTGGTTGTATCCAAGCTATTCCCGAAAGGGACTTATGCTCGCATGATGGATGAAAGCATGGCGCCGATGATCGATGCAATGATGGGTGATCTGGGCGGCAATTCAACGATTGCATTGTCCCAATTGACGGGCCTCAGCCCGCTTGATTTGTCGAATCTTGATGCAGAGCGTTTGGCCAAAGCGGTCGCTCTGCTTGACCCAGCGGCGGAAGAGCGAAACAGCGCGATGAGCCGGTTGATGCTTACGCAGATTGGCGAAATCATGCTGGAAATTGAGCCAGCCTATCGCGCCGGTCTTGCGCGGGCCTATGCGGTGCGTTTCACCAATGAAGAATTGATGGATTTGAGCGCCTATTTCGAAACAGATGTCGGCAAGAAATACGCCGCCGAGAGCTTTTTGGTCTTTGCCGATCCGCAAGTTATGTCATCCATGAATGAGATGATGCCTGCAATGATGGAGCGGCTTCCCGCGATTATGTCGGCGACCGCCAGCATCGAAAGTGACTTTCCCGCCGGGCGAAGTTTTTCCGATCTGTCGGGCGCAGAACAGTCACAATTGGCCGATCTGTTGGGCGTGACCAAGGGTGAGCTCGCACAAAGTGAGCCTGAATCGAACGGCGAGGGTCCGTCCTAA
- the pgmG gene encoding phosphoglucomutase/phosphomannomutase PgmG: MAHNFDSTVLREYDIRGIIGETLGPDDARAIGRTFGSMLRLAEGDSNPSPTVAVGYDGRVSSPMLEHALVEGLTASGCNVLRIGMSATPMLYYAEASRENVQGGIQITGSHNPPNYNGFKMVFQGRPFFGADIQELGKLAAAGDWADGAGGTSSLDILGEYVERMLEGLVDIPADALNGLRVGWDAGNGAAGPALEALAAKLPGEHHLLFTEVDGHFPNHHPDPTVEANLADLRALVAEKNLDFGVAFDGDGDRIGAIDGAGRVIWGDQLLMIYAEDVLKTHKGATVIADVKASRALFDHVAAHGGEPLMWKTGHSLIKSKMKETGSPLAGEMSGHVFFADTYYGFDDALYAGLRLIAASARLGKSVTELRGAIPEMLNTPEMRFQVDEARKFPAMDEITQRLTTNPGPQVEEVNATDGVRVNTKDGWWLLRASNTQDVLVARAESDTDAGLERLIAQIDEQLALSGLERGESVGH; encoded by the coding sequence ATGGCCCATAATTTCGATTCAACCGTTTTGCGCGAATATGACATCCGCGGAATTATCGGTGAGACACTGGGGCCGGATGATGCCCGCGCGATTGGCCGTACATTTGGATCGATGCTTCGCTTGGCAGAAGGTGACAGCAATCCGTCACCAACCGTCGCGGTTGGCTATGATGGACGGGTTAGCTCGCCCATGCTCGAACACGCTTTGGTCGAAGGGCTGACCGCGAGCGGGTGCAATGTCTTGCGGATCGGGATGAGCGCAACGCCGATGCTCTATTATGCAGAGGCGTCACGCGAAAATGTACAGGGCGGCATTCAGATAACTGGCAGCCACAATCCCCCCAATTACAATGGCTTCAAAATGGTATTTCAAGGGCGACCGTTTTTTGGGGCGGACATCCAGGAGCTCGGGAAATTGGCAGCAGCGGGGGACTGGGCCGACGGTGCCGGGGGCACGTCGTCGCTCGACATCCTTGGCGAGTATGTCGAGCGCATGCTCGAAGGCTTGGTCGATATTCCCGCTGACGCGCTCAACGGGCTGCGGGTCGGATGGGACGCTGGCAATGGCGCCGCTGGTCCCGCTCTCGAGGCTTTGGCGGCGAAGTTGCCGGGCGAGCATCATTTGCTTTTTACTGAAGTCGACGGACATTTTCCAAACCACCATCCTGATCCAACGGTTGAGGCCAATTTGGCCGACTTGCGCGCGCTCGTCGCGGAGAAGAACCTCGATTTTGGAGTGGCTTTTGATGGTGATGGCGACCGGATCGGTGCGATCGATGGCGCGGGCCGAGTCATTTGGGGCGATCAATTGCTGATGATCTACGCCGAAGATGTCCTCAAAACCCACAAAGGCGCCACTGTCATCGCCGACGTAAAGGCCAGTCGCGCTCTATTTGATCATGTGGCCGCGCATGGCGGAGAGCCGTTGATGTGGAAGACCGGCCATTCCCTGATTAAATCCAAAATGAAGGAAACAGGCTCCCCATTGGCCGGTGAAATGAGCGGCCACGTCTTTTTTGCCGATACATATTACGGTTTTGACGATGCATTGTATGCCGGTCTGCGTTTGATCGCGGCGTCTGCGCGTTTGGGTAAGTCAGTTACCGAATTGCGCGGTGCGATTCCTGAAATGCTCAACACGCCCGAAATGCGTTTTCAGGTTGATGAAGCCCGTAAATTCCCGGCTATGGACGAGATCACACAGCGTTTGACCACAAATCCGGGACCACAGGTTGAAGAGGTCAACGCGACCGACGGGGTGCGGGTTAACACCAAGGACGGTTGGTGGTTGCTGCGCGCGTCCAACACGCAAGATGTGTTGGTGGCGCGCGCTGAAAGCGACACAGATGCTGGGCTCGAACGGTTGATTGCGCAGATTGATGAACAACTTGCGCTTTCTGGACTGGAACGCGGTGAAAGTGTCGGGCACTAA
- a CDS encoding J domain-containing protein, with protein MIIKITIILLALTVMFRWATGVWPWVLAAGPNSNTGKLRAARSLLGVSVKADRAEILAAHRLLITRVHPDRGGTNEKVHAANEARDLLLADLGEPPAVAGCEPSASDDKD; from the coding sequence ATGATCATCAAAATTACCATCATCTTGTTGGCTTTAACTGTGATGTTCCGTTGGGCGACAGGGGTGTGGCCATGGGTTTTGGCCGCCGGGCCAAACAGCAACACGGGAAAGTTAAGAGCTGCGCGTTCTTTGTTGGGTGTTTCGGTCAAGGCGGATCGGGCGGAGATTTTGGCGGCCCATAGGCTTTTGATTACGCGTGTTCATCCGGATAGAGGCGGCACAAACGAAAAAGTGCACGCCGCCAATGAAGCGCGCGATTTGTTGTTGGCCGATTTGGGTGAGCCTCCTGCGGTTGCCGGGTGCGAACCCAGCGCCTCCGACGACAAGGATTGA